The Teredinibacter sp. KSP-S5-2 genome includes a window with the following:
- the glyS gene encoding glycine--tRNA ligase subunit beta — protein MSKDLLIEIGTEELPPTSLKALSEAFTSGIENGLTTAKLQFGEVKSFATPRRLAVLIKGLDEKTPVEEVAVWGPPANIAFDDAGKPTKAAEAFAKKSGIDVSALVAKSDGKVDKLFFAKSAGGEKTESLIGDIIRTSLDNLPIKKRMRWGASRSEFVRPVHWSLILFGDTVLNENILDTQSSNKTFGHRFHFNQQIEVSTPDEYESLLKDTGKVIADFSERQNVIVEQVKQCAESLEGEAVISEDLLDEVTALVEWPVPLAGNFDEEFLQVPAEALISSMKEHQKYFHVVDANGKLLPNFITVANLDSADAREVIEGNERVIRPRLADAAFFFETDKKTNLVAQRERLKNVVFQAQLGTIFDKTERIKKLALFIAEKIAEANSDKVARAAELCKSDLVSSMVYEFPDMQGIAGYHYALNDGEDAEVAQAIVEQYMPKFAGDDLPETTTGAIIALADRLDTITGIFGIGQIPTGSKDPFALRRASLGALRILVEKGYALDLEELITQAATHFTGLDKAQTVVNDVLNYMLERFRAWYEEDYPAEVFQAVHAKQLSVPVDINKRVHAVAEFKQLKEAPALAAANKRVSNILNKQDQEIAQHVDEALLQEDAEKQLASELKRLQDEVSPIFAAGDYTKALSALAALQQPVDNFFDNVMVMADDESLKNNRLALLGQLRALFLEVADISYLDVKK, from the coding sequence ATGTCCAAAGATCTGCTTATAGAAATTGGTACAGAAGAGCTACCACCGACCTCGCTTAAAGCCCTTTCGGAAGCGTTTACCAGCGGTATAGAAAACGGCCTGACCACAGCTAAACTACAATTCGGCGAAGTAAAAAGCTTCGCGACACCACGCAGGTTAGCGGTATTAATTAAAGGTCTCGATGAAAAAACACCGGTCGAAGAAGTGGCTGTCTGGGGGCCACCCGCTAACATCGCTTTTGACGATGCCGGTAAACCCACCAAAGCTGCTGAAGCATTTGCCAAAAAGAGTGGCATCGATGTATCCGCTCTTGTTGCTAAAAGCGATGGCAAAGTTGATAAACTGTTTTTTGCCAAATCCGCAGGCGGAGAGAAAACCGAATCATTGATTGGCGATATTATTCGAACCTCATTGGATAATTTGCCTATTAAAAAGCGCATGCGCTGGGGTGCATCGCGATCGGAGTTTGTTCGACCTGTACACTGGTCACTTATTTTGTTTGGCGACACCGTATTAAACGAAAACATTCTCGATACACAGTCTTCAAATAAAACTTTCGGCCATCGTTTTCACTTTAATCAGCAAATCGAAGTATCCACGCCGGACGAATACGAATCCTTATTGAAAGATACCGGCAAAGTAATCGCTGACTTTTCTGAGCGACAAAATGTCATCGTCGAACAAGTTAAACAGTGTGCGGAGTCACTAGAAGGCGAAGCAGTAATTAGTGAAGACCTGTTGGATGAAGTGACTGCGCTGGTTGAGTGGCCAGTTCCTCTTGCTGGTAACTTCGATGAAGAGTTTTTGCAGGTACCCGCCGAAGCGTTGATTTCTTCCATGAAAGAACATCAAAAGTATTTTCATGTTGTCGATGCCAATGGCAAGTTGCTACCCAATTTTATTACCGTTGCTAATCTCGATAGCGCAGACGCGCGTGAAGTGATTGAAGGTAACGAACGAGTGATTCGCCCTCGCCTTGCCGATGCAGCGTTTTTCTTTGAAACCGATAAGAAAACCAATTTAGTTGCCCAGCGCGAACGTCTTAAAAATGTTGTCTTTCAGGCACAACTGGGAACCATTTTTGATAAAACAGAACGAATCAAAAAACTCGCATTGTTTATCGCTGAAAAAATCGCCGAAGCCAACTCAGATAAAGTTGCCCGCGCAGCTGAGTTGTGTAAATCCGACTTGGTCAGCAGCATGGTTTATGAATTTCCAGACATGCAAGGCATTGCCGGTTATCACTACGCGCTAAATGACGGCGAAGATGCCGAAGTTGCCCAGGCAATTGTTGAGCAATACATGCCTAAGTTTGCCGGGGACGATCTACCCGAAACGACGACCGGTGCCATTATTGCACTGGCAGATCGCCTGGATACCATCACCGGCATATTTGGTATCGGTCAGATCCCAACAGGTTCGAAAGACCCATTTGCGTTACGACGCGCTTCCCTTGGTGCTTTACGTATTCTGGTGGAAAAAGGTTACGCCCTGGATCTTGAGGAATTAATTACTCAAGCAGCCACTCACTTCACCGGTTTGGATAAAGCGCAAACCGTAGTGAATGATGTACTCAACTACATGTTGGAACGCTTCCGCGCATGGTACGAAGAAGATTACCCTGCTGAAGTATTCCAGGCAGTCCATGCGAAGCAGCTTTCTGTGCCTGTCGATATTAACAAGCGCGTTCATGCGGTTGCCGAGTTTAAACAACTCAAAGAAGCACCCGCTTTGGCCGCAGCGAATAAGCGTGTATCTAATATCCTGAATAAACAGGACCAGGAAATTGCTCAACACGTGGATGAGGCACTTTTACAGGAAGATGCCGAGAAACAACTGGCCTCCGAATTAAAGCGTTTGCAGGATGAAGTCAGCCCGATATTTGCTGCCGGGGATTACACCAAAGCACTTTCAGCTTTGGCAGCGCTCCAGCAACCTGTAGATAATTTCTTCGACAATGTAATGGTTATGGCAGACGATGAATCGCTTAAGAATAATCGTTTAGCGTTACTCGGCCAACTTCGTGCGTTGTTCCTCGAAGTCGCAGACATTTCTTATCTGGATGTAAAAAAATAG
- the glyQ gene encoding glycine--tRNA ligase subunit alpha: protein MSNPDVSTFQGLILALQEYWAEKGCVILQPLDLEVGAGTFHPATFLRAIGPETWNSAYVQPCRRPTDGRYGENPNRLQHYYQFQVVLKPSPSNIQDLYLGSLEYLGIDTGIHDIRFVEDNWESPTLGAWGLGWEVWLNGMEVTQFTYFQQVGGLECYPVTGEITYGLERIAMYLQNKSSIYDLVWTHAPDGSIVTYGDVFHQNEVEMSDFNFNHANVEFLFHTFDVCESECNALIEKGLPLPAYEMVMKASHAFNLLDARQAISVTERQRFILRVRTLARSVAQAYFNARLKLGFPLAPEKLREEVTKKAQEENAAEKGAQ, encoded by the coding sequence GTGTCGAACCCCGATGTTTCAACATTTCAGGGCCTGATTCTTGCGCTGCAGGAATACTGGGCAGAAAAAGGCTGCGTTATTCTCCAACCACTCGACCTTGAAGTGGGCGCAGGCACCTTCCACCCAGCGACTTTTTTACGGGCTATCGGTCCAGAAACCTGGAATAGCGCCTATGTCCAGCCTTGTCGCCGTCCTACCGATGGTCGTTATGGCGAAAACCCCAACCGTTTGCAGCACTACTATCAGTTCCAGGTTGTGCTTAAGCCTTCTCCATCCAACATACAAGATCTGTATCTTGGCTCTCTAGAGTACTTGGGTATCGATACCGGTATCCACGATATCCGTTTTGTAGAAGACAACTGGGAATCCCCCACCCTTGGTGCATGGGGCTTGGGCTGGGAAGTCTGGCTGAACGGTATGGAAGTGACCCAGTTTACCTATTTCCAACAGGTTGGCGGCCTTGAATGCTATCCGGTGACCGGTGAGATCACCTACGGCCTGGAACGTATCGCCATGTACCTGCAAAACAAAAGCTCAATTTACGATTTGGTTTGGACCCATGCGCCAGACGGCTCGATCGTGACCTATGGCGATGTGTTCCATCAAAACGAAGTCGAAATGTCCGACTTCAACTTTAATCACGCCAATGTTGAGTTTCTATTCCACACCTTTGATGTGTGTGAATCCGAATGCAACGCTCTGATCGAGAAAGGCTTGCCACTACCAGCATACGAAATGGTGATGAAAGCTTCCCATGCGTTCAACCTGCTCGATGCCAGACAAGCGATATCCGTTACCGAGAGACAACGCTTTATTTTACGTGTTCGAACTCTGGCACGTAGCGTAGCTCAAGCCTATTTCAATGCGCGCTTGAAGTTGGGCTTCCCACTCGCACCGGAAAAACTGCGAGAGGAAGTAACAAAGAAAGCCCAAGAAGAAAACGCCGCTGAAAAAGGAGCGCAGTAA
- a CDS encoding lysophospholipid acyltransferase family protein, translated as MKTIKSRLVLILLKSLGLLPLSVARAIGSLVGRIMWLSQDRNCKVTLRNLELCYPDMSEEERVKMAKVSLRESSKVFFESLVVYRRSPQWLESKIVAVYGQELIEKALSEDKGLIFLGPHLGNWEVIGQKVSQLGQLTALYMPPKHTYLEEFVLDAREKQGGIFLPATIKGVAGLVKALKKKEIVGILPDQVPDMGWVFAPFFGVRAGTMTLVHGLLSKVPCNVISCVAIRCKAGFEIHYVAVPEEIYSDDQQTSVAALNQAVERCVQLKPEQYQWEYKRFKARKDFNEPCLYWD; from the coding sequence ATGAAAACAATCAAATCCAGGCTCGTTCTTATCCTTCTTAAATCACTTGGCTTGCTTCCGTTATCTGTTGCGAGGGCGATAGGCAGTTTGGTTGGTCGTATTATGTGGTTAAGTCAGGATCGTAATTGCAAGGTGACCCTACGTAACCTGGAGCTGTGTTATCCGGATATGAGCGAGGAAGAGCGGGTAAAGATGGCAAAGGTGTCGTTGAGGGAAAGTAGTAAGGTGTTTTTTGAATCCCTTGTGGTGTATCGCCGCAGCCCGCAATGGCTGGAAAGCAAGATCGTTGCTGTATACGGGCAGGAGCTGATCGAAAAGGCTTTGAGTGAGGATAAAGGACTCATTTTTCTTGGCCCCCACCTGGGCAACTGGGAAGTGATCGGGCAAAAAGTTTCGCAGCTTGGCCAGCTGACCGCCCTGTATATGCCGCCGAAACACACCTACCTTGAAGAGTTTGTACTGGATGCCAGAGAGAAGCAGGGTGGAATCTTCTTACCTGCAACCATAAAAGGGGTTGCCGGTTTGGTGAAGGCGCTGAAGAAAAAGGAGATTGTCGGCATTCTGCCCGATCAGGTCCCCGATATGGGTTGGGTTTTTGCACCGTTTTTTGGTGTGAGGGCAGGCACCATGACATTGGTACATGGGCTGTTGTCCAAGGTGCCTTGCAATGTGATCAGTTGCGTGGCCATTCGCTGTAAGGCTGGGTTCGAAATCCACTATGTTGCGGTTCCCGAAGAAATTTACAGCGACGACCAGCAAACCAGTGTGGCGGCGTTAAACCAAGCCGTTGAGCGTTGTGTTCAACTAAAACCTGAGCAGTACCAGTGGGAATACAAACGTTTTAAAGCGCGAAAAGACTTTAATGAACCCTGTTTGTATTGGGATTAA
- a CDS encoding rhomboid family intramembrane serine protease yields the protein MIIIPTEKSFDWKHAPIALFTIVLLNIFFFFSYQMDDQKKITEALVDYQRFEFFQHEWTLYQEYLKASDQMDTLEDSQFMYEDDEVEALSVSMLMDFEFYEYLRDHSERFFLLAKMNEFKAREWSIERRAIHNKMKQVSSIAHGLIPKEIGVFDLVSHQFLHGDLMHLVGNMFFLVVCGFAVEAAIGSLKFTGFYLLSGIVGGLSHCLVDLQSTVPLIGASGAISGVMAMYLAVFRLKKIEFFYWIFAFVGYFKAPALLILPVYIGMELFNYFAYPDSNVAFMAHTGGFIAGAAAIAITLKLQPLSTALNQEYVEQDTTIDPAKEKLAKIYSAIDSYSFSTALGLLNQYLEEEKNTFDLQFLKYTLCKLTGSEQLTQSLIELFSNKRYTEEQLHKLSLLWREYADVREELDDDHAMNIALNMVSHNMLELAEGIFSKIYRDNKTHTQLGVLAKKLALIYGEQNNHNKQLHFNQIAEQLIGGNNGQL from the coding sequence ATGATAATAATTCCTACTGAAAAATCCTTTGATTGGAAGCATGCCCCAATCGCCCTGTTTACCATTGTGTTGTTGAACATTTTCTTTTTCTTTTCCTACCAAATGGATGATCAAAAGAAAATCACTGAAGCCCTGGTTGATTATCAGCGTTTTGAGTTCTTCCAGCATGAATGGACCCTATATCAAGAGTATCTAAAAGCCTCTGATCAAATGGATACTCTGGAAGACTCCCAATTCATGTATGAAGACGATGAAGTTGAGGCTTTGAGTGTCTCCATGCTAATGGATTTTGAGTTTTACGAATACCTGCGTGACCACTCGGAACGGTTTTTCCTGCTTGCCAAAATGAATGAATTCAAAGCGCGGGAATGGAGCATCGAGCGGCGGGCAATCCACAATAAGATGAAGCAGGTCAGCTCCATTGCCCATGGTTTAATTCCAAAGGAAATCGGTGTTTTTGATTTAGTTAGTCACCAGTTTTTGCATGGCGACTTAATGCATCTGGTCGGCAATATGTTTTTCCTTGTTGTCTGCGGCTTTGCTGTCGAAGCGGCAATTGGTTCACTTAAATTTACGGGTTTCTATTTACTGTCCGGTATTGTTGGCGGCCTCTCCCATTGTCTGGTTGATTTGCAAAGCACTGTCCCTCTTATTGGCGCCTCCGGTGCAATATCCGGTGTGATGGCCATGTATCTGGCCGTTTTTAGATTAAAGAAAATTGAATTCTTTTATTGGATATTTGCTTTTGTTGGTTATTTTAAAGCACCGGCGCTGCTTATTTTGCCTGTATACATTGGCATGGAGTTATTTAACTATTTTGCCTACCCAGATTCGAATGTTGCTTTTATGGCCCACACTGGCGGGTTTATTGCCGGGGCGGCAGCAATAGCGATTACTTTGAAGCTCCAACCTTTATCAACGGCGTTGAATCAGGAGTATGTCGAGCAAGACACCACCATCGACCCGGCAAAAGAGAAACTGGCAAAGATATACAGCGCAATCGATAGTTACAGTTTCAGTACGGCGTTGGGTTTACTTAATCAGTATCTTGAAGAAGAAAAAAATACCTTTGATCTGCAATTCTTAAAATATACCTTGTGTAAGTTAACCGGTAGTGAGCAACTGACTCAAAGCCTTATTGAGTTGTTCAGTAATAAACGTTATACCGAGGAACAACTGCACAAGTTGTCATTGTTGTGGCGAGAATACGCAGATGTACGTGAAGAGTTGGATGATGATCACGCAATGAACATTGCGCTCAATATGGTGAGTCATAATATGCTTGAGTTAGCGGAAGGGATATTCAGCAAAATTTATCGTGACAATAAAACTCATACTCAACTTGGCGTGCTTGCCAAAAAACTCGCTTTGATTTATGGCGAGCAAAATAACCACAATAAACAGCTTCATTTTAATCAGATTGCGGAACAATTAATCGGAGGAAATAATGGACAGCTGTAA
- a CDS encoding TrkH family potassium uptake protein, with product MHFAVIFKVLGILLTLFSLTLAPPILVSLWYDDGAVDSFVIAFAITFVTGMLAWLPVYKIKQELRTRDGFLVTSLFWTVLALFGSLPLLLAEATQLSVVDAMFESLSGLTTTGATVLTGLDYLPRSILFYRQQLQWLGGIGIIVIAVAVLPMLGIGGMQLYRAETPGPVKDSKLTPRITETAKALFFIYLSLTIACAFGYWLTGMTPFDAITHSFSTVAIGGFSTHDASMGFFNDSRTYLVCMFFMVLSGVNFALHFFAWRDKGITHYLKDPEFKFYVSMIGIGLVICVGYLLTTNIYPVEEALIKGSFELISILTTTGFAVTDFSIWPSFLPFLIFMFAFMGGCAGSTGGGIKMIRVLLMIKQGMREIYRLIHPNAIIPIKIGTKSVSDRIVEAVWGFFAVYVVSYLTMCVVLLATGLDFVTAFTAIGACINNLGPGLGEVSTHYGNINSTAKWVLCFAMLLGRLEVFTLLVLFTPAFWRK from the coding sequence ATGCATTTCGCTGTTATCTTTAAAGTTCTCGGAATTCTGCTAACACTTTTTAGCCTGACCCTGGCTCCACCCATTCTGGTTTCCCTTTGGTATGACGATGGCGCGGTGGACAGTTTTGTTATCGCCTTTGCTATCACCTTTGTTACCGGCATGCTGGCTTGGCTGCCGGTATATAAAATTAAGCAGGAACTTCGTACTCGGGACGGCTTTCTAGTCACGTCTCTTTTTTGGACGGTGCTCGCACTCTTCGGTTCGCTGCCGTTATTACTTGCTGAAGCCACTCAACTGTCCGTGGTTGATGCGATGTTTGAATCTCTTTCAGGGTTAACCACAACCGGAGCAACCGTACTCACGGGGCTCGACTATCTTCCCCGTTCAATTTTATTTTATCGTCAGCAACTCCAGTGGCTTGGCGGCATCGGGATTATCGTTATCGCAGTAGCCGTTCTCCCAATGCTGGGCATTGGTGGTATGCAGTTATATCGCGCCGAAACACCCGGCCCGGTGAAAGACAGCAAGCTCACACCGAGGATTACCGAAACGGCAAAAGCCTTGTTTTTCATTTACCTCAGCCTAACCATAGCCTGCGCCTTCGGATACTGGCTGACCGGGATGACTCCTTTCGACGCGATAACCCATTCTTTTTCCACCGTGGCGATTGGCGGCTTCTCGACCCACGATGCCAGCATGGGCTTCTTTAACGACTCTCGCACCTATCTGGTGTGCATGTTTTTTATGGTGTTATCCGGCGTAAACTTTGCGCTGCACTTTTTTGCCTGGCGGGACAAAGGCATAACCCATTACCTCAAAGACCCGGAATTTAAATTCTATGTTTCAATGATTGGCATAGGCCTGGTTATTTGTGTCGGCTATTTATTGACAACAAATATCTACCCGGTAGAAGAGGCATTAATTAAAGGTAGCTTCGAATTAATTTCGATCCTGACCACAACCGGCTTTGCAGTAACTGACTTTTCTATCTGGCCTAGCTTTTTACCTTTCTTGATCTTTATGTTTGCCTTTATGGGGGGCTGTGCTGGATCGACTGGTGGCGGTATCAAGATGATTCGCGTACTGCTTATGATTAAACAAGGGATGCGCGAAATTTATCGCCTTATTCACCCCAATGCGATTATTCCCATCAAGATTGGTACCAAATCAGTTTCAGATCGGATTGTTGAAGCGGTGTGGGGGTTTTTTGCCGTATACGTGGTGTCGTATTTGACAATGTGCGTCGTGTTATTGGCCACAGGCCTGGATTTCGTGACGGCGTTTACTGCCATCGGTGCCTGTATCAATAACCTCGGCCCGGGCTTAGGTGAAGTATCCACCCATTATGGCAACATCAACTCAACCGCCAAATGGGTGTTATGTTTCGCTATGTTACTTGGCCGGTTAGAAGTGTTTACATTGTTGGTTTTGTTTACTCCGGCCTTCTGGCGTAAATAG